GATGGAATCAGCAGACTGCGCAGAGTGTTATGAATTGAAATACGTTCCAATGAAATGTGTCCGGCGCATTCCGTATGCGTTCCATTGCAATGAGGCGTAAAAGAGTAGGTTTCAAAATTACAGCTTCCTCCGCGGCGGGTGTCGCCTATAAAATTATTATCTTCGTATGCTTTCGACTGTGCGGACGGTACGCCATAGGTATTCGGCTGTGGCCCATTGAACAGCAGAGGAATCGACACGTCGATCGGGTTTTCAAGATCAACAGAATACGATTTACCGGACAGATCTATAAATAATTTCATTTTGCATGATTACATTAGGTTGTGAAATGATTACGTGAATTTTTCTTTTGAAATATTAAGCCATTCTAAAGCTGTTCCGCTGAGTAATTGCTCTTTCGTTTTTTTGTTTAGACCGGACATCGATTCGATTAATTTTCCGGGAATTGCTTCACCCAATGGAAATGGATAGTCCGAACCCAATGCAATTCTTTTTTCTCCTACAAGATCGATGAGATATTTCAACATCAACGGTTCGTGTACTAATGAATCCAAATAGAATTTTCCCAGATAATCCCGTGGATTTATTTTGGTGTCAATTGCGCATAGGTCGGGCCGTACATTAAATCCGTGTTCGATTCGGCCGATAGTTGACGGAAACGATCCGCCGCCGTGCGCAAAAGCCACGCGCAGCATCGGCAGGCGCTCGAAGATTCCTCCGAAAATCATGGAGCATATCGCAAGTGACGTTTCAGCCGGCATGCCCACCAGCCACGGCAGCCAGTATTTCGGCATTTTCTCTTTGCCCATCATGTCCCACGGATGAACAAATAACGCGGCGCCACTTTCCTCTACGGCCTGAAAAAACGAAAACAAATGCTCATCATTCAAATTCCATTCATTCACATGCGATCCGATTTGAATTCCTGCTAGCCCAAGCTGATCTACGCATCGTTCTAATTCCTGTATAGCTAATTCGGGCGACTGCAGTGGAACTGTTCCAAGACCGACAAAACGGTTTGGAAACTGCTCGACGATCCCGGCTATGTGGTCATTCAACATCTTCGAAAGATCAAGCGCATCCTGCGGTTTGGCCCAGTAGCTGAACATAACCGGCACAGTAGACAGAACTTGAACGCGGACGTTATTCTTATCGCATTCTAATAAACGAACTTCCGGATCCCAGCTATTCGATTCAATCTCCCGAAACGCTTTCCCGTCAATCATCATACGCGCGCAGCAGGGTTTATGGTGATCCAATTGAACAAATCCGCCATAACCGTATTTTTCTTTCAGGTTGGGCCAGTTCTCAGGAAGAATATGAGTATGAATATCTATCTTAAGCATGGCTTATTTCCGAATCTCTCTTAATAATCTTCAGTATTTCTCTTCGTATAATACCGCTAAACGGCCCTATCAGTTTCCAGTACAGGGCAAACTTTTTCCGGCTCGACTCATCGGTACAATGAATTCTTGTTTCCGTTGACAATTCAGTTGATATGTGACCCATAGGACGTAATGAAAAATTCCATACGGCTTTGGCAAAGCCTGTTTCGTTGAACGATCGGAATTGTTCCGGCGGCATGCGTACGATATCTCCCGATAATTTCCAAAACTTGCCGACAACGCCAATAACCAATTCATCGCCGTGTTTTTCAAACAGTAATATAAAACCGGAGCTGGAAATGTCTGAGACAGTCAGTTTATTTCCTTTTAAAACATTTTTTTTTGATTTGAAGATAACAGGCAGGCCCCGAAGAAAAAACAAAATACGTATGAGCGGAGAATCATTAATATTTGCGTTCTTCAAAGCGGAATACACAGAATCAACCGATGCAGAAATCATCATTGAATAACGTTTGGACACATTAAACTTCGGCATGAATTCATCGATAACCATAAGACATATTAAGAATCGAAAATGAAATTTCAAACTGCTTTGTTATTGTTTCAGAACCGGTCTTTCCATTTTAGTTCCGCATTTTTTACAGGTACAGTTTGAACCGTTATTGTAAAACCGCTCGAATATCGGCGGAAGCTGTGAAACAATATCGGTTAATGGAATGTATTCATCGTAGAGTTTTGTTCCGCATTTTTCACAGTACCATTGAAATCCGTCCAATTCTTTTTCATCGCGTTTTCGTTCCACGACCATCCCAACACTATTCGCAGGCCTTTGCGGGGAATGCGGTGTCCTGGGCGGAAGAAGAAAAATATCTCCTTCGTTGATCGGAATATCCCGTGGCTCGCCGGCCTCGATGATCTTTAAAATCATATTTCCTTCAATCTGATAGTAAAATTCCTCTCCCTCATTGAAGTGATAGTCTTTCCGCGCATTCGGCCCTCCAACAACCATGATAATAAATTCCGTATCTTTCCATACTACCTGATTTCCGACAGGCGGTTTAAGGAAGTGCCGGTGTTCGTCAATCCATTTTTTAAAATTAAATGCCGCAAGTTTTCCCATAACAATTCCTTTCGTTAACTTTGAATAGAATTTAAAGGAGGGTAATTGTATTCAAACCATTTCTCTGCCGAATCCGAGCGAACGTCACCGTTAGCCTTTTCTGAAATGGTCTTTTGTACATTCTCAACCGCTTTCGTAATGAAGGAATGGCTCATAAAGGTATTCTTGTCCCAATTCATTTTTTCAAGAAGAGATAAGATTTTGTCTGAGCCGAATAATTTCATGAGCTCGGAATCCAGGGATTCATGATAACACACCGTGCCGGAGGACAACCGGTTAGTCCATGCAATGACGTCCTCATCCCGTTCGAATAGCGGATAATGTTCGGCCACGATAACATACAAGCTTTTTTCTGAATAAATCGGCGAATCGTTTTCTGTTATATCGTCAATGATCATATCTGAACTAATCATGCAGATTTTATCAGCATAGTATCCATCGATCCATTTTTGTAAATCCAGCGCAGACTTAAATTCAACCCACGTGCGTTTTCGGTTATGGAGCAGCGTCTGAATTTCATCTTTCGTTTCTTTAAAATGAAAAATGACAAGAACCAGATTCTGTTCCTTGATCAGAGCTTCGCAGTCCTCCAGAATGCCGTCATATTTACGGGCGCGTCCCGCCCAGAGTTTATCCTCATCACGGATCGACTTAGCGTTTTTATTTCCAAAAAACATTTTTATAAAGAAAGTTAGATGTTATTATTTCGATTACGTCCGCCATTTTCTGCCGTCGTTGGTTAGCAAAAGTTCCGACTCAAGAGGGCCCCAAGTGCCTGCGGGATAATTTGGAAAATTTTTAGGTTTATTTTTTTGCCAACGTTGCAGGATCGGCATCACAAGCCACCAGGCTACTTCCACCATATCTTTACGCATAAATAACGTAGCGTCTCCGCGCATACAATCGAGAATCAGACGCTGATACGCTTCGGCAATTTCGGCATTAAATGCTTCCTGATATGCAAAATGCATGTTGACCGATTTAAGGTTCATATCCGGACCCGGCACTTTCGCCTCAAAACTCATGGTAATGCTTTCATCCGGCTGGATCTGCAGGACAAGAACATTGGGTGCAACTTCCTCTGTGGAGGCATGAGTGAACATCATGTGAGGCGTTCTTTTAAAGAAAATCACAATTTCGCTGTCCCGGCGTGGCATTCTTTTTCCGGTGCGAAGGTAAAAAGGTACGCCTGCCCAGCGCCAATTGTCAACAAACAATTTCGCCGCAACGAAAGTTTCCGTAGCCGATTCCGGATTCACTTTAGATTCCTGACGGTAACCCGACACCATTTCGTTATGAACTACTCCCGCGGCATATTGTCCGCGCACAAAATATTTATCCGCATCATCCTCCTTGATCGGGCGAATCGCGCGCATGACTTTGACGCGTTCATCCCGAACGGCATTAGCGTCAAACGTGCTTGGCGGCTCCATTGCTACCAGCGTCATGACCTGCAACACGTGATTCTGTATCATGTCCCGCAGAGCGCCGGCTTCTTCATAATATCCGCCGCGATCTTCAACCCCCAGGCTTTCCGCTGCCGTAATCTGAATATGATCTATATAATTTCTGTTCCACAACGGTTCGAATATACCGTTAGCAAAACGAAAAGCCATAACGTTCTGCACCGTTTCTTTGCCGAGATAATGGTCAATGCGGTACACCTGCCACTCTTCGAATGCTTTGGCAATTTCCGCATTTAACTCACGTGCCGATTGCAGATCACGTCCGAATGGTTTTTCAATAATTATGCGTCGCCAGTAATTTGTTCCCTCAACGCGCGACATACCGTGCTGCGACAACTGATGTGTGATAATCGGGAAAACACTTGGCGGCGTAGAAAGATAATAAATCCGATTATCCGAACAGGTTCTGGCCTTACAATTTTTTTGAATAAGTTCGTCCAGTTGGGTATATAACGCGTCTTCTTCAAATCCGCCGCCAACATAAAATACATTCTCAAGAAAATGCCTCAATACGTTTTGGTCCGCTTTCTCAGCTTTAGCAAAATTTAGTAAAGCTTCGCTGACTATTTTTCGGTATTCCTCCACCGTCATCAGAGGCTTCCCGCATCCTATCACAGTGAAATGCTCAGGAAGAATGCCTTCTTTGGCGGAGTTAAACAGAGCCGGAAGAATCTTTCGCCGCGTAAGGTCGCCCGATCCGCCGAATATCACCATGGAACATGTTCCGCCCTTCGCATCCGTTTTTACCTGGCGCAGGGCTTCATCCGCACGCATATTTGACATAGATATTCCTTTTAAAATCGAATTGACTTCTTATATGGAGGTGGTTTTTAATAAGTTTGTAACTACTCTGCATTCATTATTCTTATGCCACTAAGCATGCCGGCCTCTGGATGGACACCAAGTCACGAAGAATCAAGAGGATACAAAAAAATTTTCTTTGTCTTACTTTGTGTTCTTGTGCCTTTTTGGCAATTCTTAAAAAGTAAAGAGTCTTTACAATTTTTAAATTATTTCTTTACCGCATGTCCGCCGAACTGGTTTCGCATCATGGCAAGCATTTTAGCGGCAAAACTTTCCGGGCGGCGTGAGTGAAACCGTTCAAATAGAGACAACGTAATGACGGGAGCCGGCACGTCTTTCTCCATTGCTTCCCAGATCGTCCACCGGCCTTCGCCGGAATCGGCCACCCATCCCTTGAGTTCCTTCAATTCCGGATCGGCTTTAAGCCCTTCTGCTGTTAATTCTAACAGCCAGGAGCGTACGACGGATGCGTGCATCCAGAGATCGGCAATTTTGGCCAGGTCCAGTTTATATTCCGATGCTTTCATGATCTCAAAACCCTCCGCATACGCCTGCATCAGACCGTATTCGATACCGTTGTGAACCATTTTTACCATGTGGCCGGAACCGTGTAAGCCCATATATGCATAACCGTCGACGGGCCCTAATGTCTTAAATATCGGATCAAGATAGTCCACATCGGCTTTATCTCCGCCAATCATCATACAGTACCCGTTCTTCAGCCCCCACACGCCGCCGCTCGTTCCGACGTCCACGTAGCAAATACCTTTTTCTTTCAACTCTTTTGATCGGCGAACATCGTCTTTGTAATACGAATTTCCTCCATCAATAATTATGTCCCCTTTGCTCAGAAGTCCTGCAAGTTTTAGGACGGTGTCTTCCGTAGCCTTGCCGGATGGAACCATAACCCACACGGCTTTACGGCCTTTGAGTTTTGACACCATATCTTCCATCGACGTGGACGGCGTCATGCCTTTTTCAGCAACGCTTTTAACCACATCGGCGCTGAGGTCAAAACCCACTACGTCGTGCTTATCCTTCAACAGGCGCTGAACCATAAATCCGCCCATTTTTCCTAAACCAATAAATCCGAGCTGCATAGAAACCTCCTTCGTTTTAAACTTCAAAAAAAGTTAAAAGTAGAATATTCAAAAATTGAAAGTCAATTTTCTTGCGTAATTGGAGAGGAATGAAAATGTCTGTCTGAGTGCCTATGGGAATGATGAACCAATTTGTCTAATTTAATTCACAAAGAAAAGAGAATTCTTTATAATGAATAATGATTAATGAATAATAAATAATCATTTTGTCATTATTCATTAATCATTACGCTTATCCTCCAACACGTTTGATTTTATATCCCAACTGGCCGAGGAACAATTCGATCTTGACGCGGTGATCGCCCTGAATCTCGATTTTCCGGTCTTTTACCGTTCCGCCGGTTGCGCATTTTGCTTTGAGTTGCTTCGCCAGCGCTTCAATATCTTCGATAGATTCCTTAAATCCTTCGATCAGCGTTACCGATTTTCCCGCACGCTGTTTGCGATCCAGCGACATCCGTAGAATATGGCTTTTTTCATGAATACCTTTTTCGTCTTTATCTTCAGGCTTAAAATTCGGATCGGTGGAATAAACGATATTTGAATTTTTATAGCTCACTTTGTTTTTTCCTTTCGCGCGCAACGGTTGCTTCAAATTCGCCCGTGCTATCCACCGGCGTAAGCCCCATTAATTGACGGCCGAAATTCAGCGCGTCATCCAGGTTTCCAAAAAAATGATCCTCGCCCATCTTTTTCATGAAACCCGATTGCTCCGCCGCGATGAGCGGCTGTGTATGTATATCCGATATGAGCATAAATACCTTGTTCTTTTGGCAGCGCGCGCGAACCTCGTCCAATGCATGCAGGCCGCCCGCATCCATGTAAGGAACAAACCGCATGCGCAATATAAGCACTTTTGGGCCCTTAGAACCAAAATTGATCGTATCATGAAATTTATCCACCGAGCCAAAAAAGAAAGGGCCGTTGATTTCAAACACCTCGATGCCTTTAGGAATGAACCTTTTTTGTACTGCATTCAGATCTGGCATTTCCTCTTTATCTTCTATGTCCGATTTTAAAATCTGAATATTCGTCACGTCGGCCATTTGTTTCATAAATAAAAATGCGGCCAGTATCATTCCGATTTCAATCGCAACGGTCAGATCGATAAACACCGTTAAAAAAAATGTGGTCAATAAGACTAGCACATCGCTTCGCGGCCCTTTCATGACAGCAACAAATGCGTCCCTTTCGCTCATATAGTATGCAACGTAGATAAGTATTGCCGCCAAGGATGCGAGAGGGATCAGTCCCGCCCATTTCCCAAACAGGAGCATGATTAGAAAAAGCACTGCCGCATGAACGATTCCGGCAATCGGCGTTCTGCCTCCGTTCTTGATGTTTGTTGCCGTACGTGCAATGGCGCCGGTAGCGGGAATGCCTCCAAAGATAGGAGAGAAAATGTTGGCCGTGCCTTGCGCGATCAATTCCATGTTGGAGCGATGTCTCCCGCCGATCATCCCGTCCGCAACCACCGCACTCAAAAGGGACTCGATCGCCGCCAGCAATGCGATCGTAGTCGCCGGCGCGACCAAACCGGCGATCAGGGACCAGTTCAAAGTTGGAAAAGACGGGGAAGGAAGAGAATCGGGAATATCTCCGAAGCGGCTGTGGATGGTTTCTATATTAATTCCAAAAAACTGAACGAGACATGTGGAAACAATGAGCGCGATCAATGAGCCTGGAATTTTCTGATTGACACGCGGCCAGAGAAAGATAATTGCAAGGGATAATGCTCCGATTCCGAATGCATGGAAGTTAACCTGATCAAAGTGCAAAAAATAGGACTCCCATTTTTCAACAAATTCGCTTGGAACCGAATCCATCTGCAACCCAAAGAAATCCTTAATCTGCGACGAAAAAATGATCACCGCGATTCCGCTGGTAAATCCGGTAATGATCGGGTACGGAATATATTTGATCAAACCGCCAAGCTTGGCCATACCCATCAGAATCAAAATAAATCCGGCCATGACCGTTGCGATCGTTAGGCCATTCAATCCGTATTTTTCCACAATGCCGTAGACGATGACGACAAACGCCCCCGTCGGACCTCCGATCTGAACACGGCTTCCGCCTAAAAACGAAATAATGAATCCGGCTATGATCGCAGTATACAAGCCCTTTTCGGGTGAAACACCGGATGCAATTGCAAAGGCAATGGCCAGCGGAAGAGCAACTATCCCAACAATCGTGCCGGCAGTAAGGTCGGATATGAATTGACGCTTCGAATACTCCCGAAGAGCCGTGAAAAGTTTTGGAACAAACATTGTTCAGAGCCTCTTGAATTATTTTAATGGAGGACAATATACATAGTCCTCTTCTTGGATTCAAATCCCAATTTATGAAAACAACAATTGTTTGTTTTTTAGACCGAAATAAAATATATTTGTTTTCATGACAAAAAGTATTCTACATGTTTGGATGCTCTCTGTTGCATTCTTGGGTTGCGTGGGTTCAGGTTCAGCGCAACGTTCTTCTAAACAAGAAGCGCACGCCCGGGACCCATATAAGATCGAAGCAGTCAAAAGCTACATTGACGGACTGATCAATGAAATGGCGGGTGATCTGGATGCCGCATCAAGGGATTTTCAGATGGCCATTATGCTCGATACCTCGTCCAATACGATGTATGCCTCTTTAGCGGATAATTTTATGCTAACCGGGCAGCCTGAGAAAAGCCTCCCCATTGTTCAAAAAATACTTTCGCGGGAACCCAACCACGTGGCGGCGCTAGAACTGCTTTCTGAAATTCAAATTCAAAAACATGAATTTGAATCCGCCCTTACCACCCTGGAGCGGATCGTTAAAATTGATCCTGCGCATGTGGAGGTGCATTACCGTTTGATCACCATATACGAAATTCAGGGGAAATGGAATGAAGCCGCAGCTCACTATACGACGTTGCTCAATGTCCTCGGCCCAAATACCTTACTCACTCTGAAGCTCAGCGATTTGTATATGAAAAATAAGGCATTTGATAAAGCGGCCAACGTCCTTTCCACAGCCAGGTCGGGCGATCCTAATAACGTTTTTATCCTGGAAGCATTGGCGCAGGCATACGAGTTTAACAAAGAATTTCCTAAAGCCTTATCAACATATGAAACCCTTAGCGATCTTCAGGATAACAACCCGATGATTCTGCTCCGCGTCGGTAGTCTGTCCTTGCAATCCGGTCAATACGAAAAGTCCATCGCTGCTTTCAAAAAAGCGGATGCCATTACACCGAATATTCCCGAAGTGCAACGCTCGCTCGGATTCTCGTTCAGTCAGCTGAAACAAAACGACGATGCGATCCGGTATTTTGAAAAAGCAATTTCTCTTAACCATAAAGATGTGCTTTCCATGAGCCTCTTGACTCCGCTTTATCAGGAAAAGAAATGGTTAGATAAATCAGATTCCTTATTCGAGAGAATACTTACTTTGGAGCCGGAAAACGACATCATCTTAAACAATTACAGTTACAGCTTAGCCGAGCGCGGTATCAATCTCGAAAAGGCTTTGCTGATGGTGCAAAAGGCTTTGAAAATAGCGCCGGGCAATGCGCATTTTTTGGATACCATGGGGTGGGTATATTATCAGATGGGTTTGTATGAACTCGCCCTAAAATTCGTGCTCCAGGCGAATCAAACTAACGCCGGGAGTTGGGAAGTGGCTGACCATCTGGGCGACATACACGCTAAGCTGAAGAACTATCCTGAAGCAAAATCGTTTTGGCAAAAAGCGCTTCAATTGAACCCTGAAAACGAAACTATTAAGAAAAAACTGAATTCAACTATTCACTAACGGCAACGGAATTATTTGCAAAAGCTACTAACACTCATTTTTATATCTGTACTTATCTTAGGTACAAGCTGCGCTCCGCCAAAAGAAATCATTAGGCAACCGGTAACAGTTGATGGAATTAAACCGATGGATCTGGTGCGTAAAAATAATGAAAACGGCAAGAGTCTACGTTACATGAAAG
The sequence above is drawn from the bacterium genome and encodes:
- a CDS encoding amidohydrolase, encoding MLKIDIHTHILPENWPNLKEKYGYGGFVQLDHHKPCCARMMIDGKAFREIESNSWDPEVRLLECDKNNVRVQVLSTVPVMFSYWAKPQDALDLSKMLNDHIAGIVEQFPNRFVGLGTVPLQSPELAIQELERCVDQLGLAGIQIGSHVNEWNLNDEHLFSFFQAVEESGAALFVHPWDMMGKEKMPKYWLPWLVGMPAETSLAICSMIFGGIFERLPMLRVAFAHGGGSFPSTIGRIEHGFNVRPDLCAIDTKINPRDYLGKFYLDSLVHEPLMLKYLIDLVGEKRIALGSDYPFPLGEAIPGKLIESMSGLNKKTKEQLLSGTALEWLNISKEKFT
- a CDS encoding tetratricopeptide repeat protein produces the protein MTKSILHVWMLSVAFLGCVGSGSAQRSSKQEAHARDPYKIEAVKSYIDGLINEMAGDLDAASRDFQMAIMLDTSSNTMYASLADNFMLTGQPEKSLPIVQKILSREPNHVAALELLSEIQIQKHEFESALTTLERIVKIDPAHVEVHYRLITIYEIQGKWNEAAAHYTTLLNVLGPNTLLTLKLSDLYMKNKAFDKAANVLSTARSGDPNNVFILEALAQAYEFNKEFPKALSTYETLSDLQDNNPMILLRVGSLSLQSGQYEKSIAAFKKADAITPNIPEVQRSLGFSFSQLKQNDDAIRYFEKAISLNHKDVLSMSLLTPLYQEKKWLDKSDSLFERILTLEPENDIILNNYSYSLAERGINLEKALLMVQKALKIAPGNAHFLDTMGWVYYQMGLYELALKFVLQANQTNAGSWEVADHLGDIHAKLKNYPEAKSFWQKALQLNPENETIKKKLNSTIH
- a CDS encoding translation initiation factor; translation: MSLDRKQRAGKSVTLIEGFKESIEDIEALAKQLKAKCATGGTVKDRKIEIQGDHRVKIELFLGQLGYKIKRVGG
- the zwf gene encoding glucose-6-phosphate dehydrogenase, with amino-acid sequence MRQVKTDAKGGTCSMVIFGGSGDLTRRKILPALFNSAKEGILPEHFTVIGCGKPLMTVEEYRKIVSEALLNFAKAEKADQNVLRHFLENVFYVGGGFEEDALYTQLDELIQKNCKARTCSDNRIYYLSTPPSVFPIITHQLSQHGMSRVEGTNYWRRIIIEKPFGRDLQSARELNAEIAKAFEEWQVYRIDHYLGKETVQNVMAFRFANGIFEPLWNRNYIDHIQITAAESLGVEDRGGYYEEAGALRDMIQNHVLQVMTLVAMEPPSTFDANAVRDERVKVMRAIRPIKEDDADKYFVRGQYAAGVVHNEMVSGYRQESKVNPESATETFVAAKLFVDNWRWAGVPFYLRTGKRMPRRDSEIVIFFKRTPHMMFTHASTEEVAPNVLVLQIQPDESITMSFEAKVPGPDMNLKSVNMHFAYQEAFNAEIAEAYQRLILDCMRGDATLFMRKDMVEVAWWLVMPILQRWQKNKPKNFPNYPAGTWGPLESELLLTNDGRKWRT
- the sulP gene encoding sulfate permease; amino-acid sequence: MFVPKLFTALREYSKRQFISDLTAGTIVGIVALPLAIAFAIASGVSPEKGLYTAIIAGFIISFLGGSRVQIGGPTGAFVVIVYGIVEKYGLNGLTIATVMAGFILILMGMAKLGGLIKYIPYPIITGFTSGIAVIIFSSQIKDFFGLQMDSVPSEFVEKWESYFLHFDQVNFHAFGIGALSLAIIFLWPRVNQKIPGSLIALIVSTCLVQFFGINIETIHSRFGDIPDSLPSPSFPTLNWSLIAGLVAPATTIALLAAIESLLSAVVADGMIGGRHRSNMELIAQGTANIFSPIFGGIPATGAIARTATNIKNGGRTPIAGIVHAAVLFLIMLLFGKWAGLIPLASLAAILIYVAYYMSERDAFVAVMKGPRSDVLVLLTTFFLTVFIDLTVAIEIGMILAAFLFMKQMADVTNIQILKSDIEDKEEMPDLNAVQKRFIPKGIEVFEINGPFFFGSVDKFHDTINFGSKGPKVLILRMRFVPYMDAGGLHALDEVRARCQKNKVFMLISDIHTQPLIAAEQSGFMKKMGEDHFFGNLDDALNFGRQLMGLTPVDSTGEFEATVARERKKQSEL
- the gnd gene encoding decarboxylating 6-phosphogluconate dehydrogenase; this encodes MQLGFIGLGKMGGFMVQRLLKDKHDVVGFDLSADVVKSVAEKGMTPSTSMEDMVSKLKGRKAVWVMVPSGKATEDTVLKLAGLLSKGDIIIDGGNSYYKDDVRRSKELKEKGICYVDVGTSGGVWGLKNGYCMMIGGDKADVDYLDPIFKTLGPVDGYAYMGLHGSGHMVKMVHNGIEYGLMQAYAEGFEIMKASEYKLDLAKIADLWMHASVVRSWLLELTAEGLKADPELKELKGWVADSGEGRWTIWEAMEKDVPAPVITLSLFERFHSRRPESFAAKMLAMMRNQFGGHAVKK
- the nbaC gene encoding 3-hydroxyanthranilate 3,4-dioxygenase, yielding MGKLAAFNFKKWIDEHRHFLKPPVGNQVVWKDTEFIIMVVGGPNARKDYHFNEGEEFYYQIEGNMILKIIEAGEPRDIPINEGDIFLLPPRTPHSPQRPANSVGMVVERKRDEKELDGFQWYCEKCGTKLYDEYIPLTDIVSQLPPIFERFYNNGSNCTCKKCGTKMERPVLKQ